From Ictidomys tridecemlineatus isolate mIctTri1 chromosome 2, mIctTri1.hap1, whole genome shotgun sequence, the proteins below share one genomic window:
- the LOC144369442 gene encoding olfactory receptor 7G2-like, with protein MEPTNHTAVSEFLLLGMTEDPALQPLLFSLFLSMYLVTILGNLLIILAVSSDPSLHTPAYFFLCSLSFNDIGFSTSTIPKVLSNILTQDQSITYGACLSQVCFVIVFAVLENFLLAVMAYDRYVAICHPLRYTVIMNPRLCVLLVLVSLLLSVADALLHTLLLLRLSFCTHLEMPHFFCELAHVIELSCSDTLTDNITVFVATCIFAGVPLCGIIFSYTHIVSSVLRMPSSEGKHKAFSTCGSHLCVVSLFYGTGLGVYMSSAVTDSPKNSAVASVMYAIVPQMLNPFIYSLRNRDMKQALRKLLGRTGSLL; from the exons ATGGAACCCACAAACCACACAGCTGTTTCAGAATTCCTTCTCCTGGGAATGACAGAggacccagccctgcagccccttcTCTTCAGCCttttcctgtccatgtacctggtcaccatcctggggaacctgctcatcatcctggccgtCAGCTCTGACCCCTCCCTCCACACCCCCGCGTACTTCTTCCTTTGCAGTCTCTCCTTTAATGACATTGGCTTCAGTACAAGCACCATCCCAAAGGTGCTGTCAAATATCCTCACCCAGGACCAGAGCATCACCTACGGAGCCTGCCTCTCCCAGGTCTGTTTTGTCATAGTTTTTGCTGTCTTGGAAAA TTTTCTGCTTgcagtgatggcctatgaccgctatgtggccatttgTCACCCCCTGAGGTACACAGTCATCATGAACCCCCGCCTGTGTGTCCTGCTGGTCCTGGTCTCCCTGCTCCTTAGTGTGGCTGACGCCCTCCTCCACACACTGCTCTTGCTGcggctgtccttctgcacacaccTGGAGATGCCCCACTTCTTCTGTGAACTTGCTCATGTCATTGAGCTCTCCTGTTCTGACACCCTCACTGATAACATCACAGTATTTGTTGCAACATGTATATTTGCCGGTGTTCCTCTCTGCGGGATCATTTTCTCTTACACTCACATTGTGTCCTCTGTCTTGAGAATGCCCTCATCAGAAGGAAAGCATAAAGCCTTTTccacctgtgggtctcacctgTGTGTTGTCTCCTTGTTCTATGGGACAGGTTTGGGGGTGTACATGAGCTCTGCAGTGACTGACTCCCCCAAGAATTCTGCAGTGGCTTCTGTGATGTATGCTATTGTCCCTCAAATGCTGAACCCCTTTATCTACAGTCTCAGGAACAGGGACATGAAGCAGGCCTTGAGGAAACTCTTGGGCAGGACCGGTTCTCTGCTATGA
- the LOC144369443 gene encoding olfactory receptor 7G2-like, whose protein sequence is MEPHNHTAVSQFLLLGLSADPDLQPVIFSLFLSMYLVTILGNLLIIMTVSSDSHLHTPMYFFLCSLSFNDICLSTCTIPRMLVNLQTQNQSITFTGCLSQVCFVIVFASLENCLLAVMACDRYVAICHPLRYTVLMHPRLCVLLVLLCLLISVVIALLHTLMLLRLSFCTDLGIPHFFCELAQVIKLACSDSFVDNILIYISSCVFGGVPLSGIIFSYVHIVSSVLRMPSSRGKHKAFSTCGSHLCVVSLFYGTGLGVYISSAISDSLRKSAVASVMYTVVPQMLNPFIYSLKNGNMKEALRKLVSRLASTL, encoded by the coding sequence ATGGAACCCCACAATCACACAGCTGTTTCACAATTCCTACTCCTGGGACTTTCAGCCGACCCAGACCTGCAGCCAGTGATCTTCAGCctgttcctgtccatgtacctggtcaccatcctggggaacctgctcatcatcatGACGGTCAGCTCCgactcccacctccacacccccatgtacttcttcctctgcAGTCTCTCCTTTAATGACATCTGTTTAAGCACTTGCACCATTCCAAGGATGCTGGTGAACCTCCAAACACAGAACCAGAGCATCACTTTCACAGGATGTCTCTCCCAGGTCTGCTTTGTTATAGTTTTTGCATCTTTGGAAAACTGTCTGCTTGCAGTGATGGCCtgtgaccgctatgtggccatttgTCACCCACTGAGGTACACAGTCCTCATGCATCCCCGCCTCTGTGTCCTGCTGGTTTTGCTCTGTCTTCTCATTAGCGTTGTGATTGCCCTCCTCCACACACTGATGTTGCTGcggctgtccttctgcacagaccTGGGGATCCCCCACTTCTTCTGTGAACTTGCTCAGGTCATCAAGCTGGCCTGTTCTGATTCCTTCGTTGATAACATCCTGATATACATTTCATCTTGTGTATTTGGCGGTGTTCCTCTCTCCGGGATCATTTTCTCTTACGTTCACATTGTGTCCTCTGTCTTGAGGATGCCATCATCCAGAGGAAAGCACAAAGCCTTTTCCACCTGCGGGTCTCACCTGTGTGTGGTCTCCCTGTTCTATGGGACAGGACTTGGGGTGTACATTAGCTCTGCTATCTCTGACTCTTTAAGGAAGTCTGCTGTGGCCTCAGTGATGTACACTGTGGTCCCTCAAATGCTGAACCCCTTTATCTACAGTCTGAAAAATGGGAACATGAAGGAGGCCTTGAGGAAACTTGTCAGTAGGTTAGCATCGACTTTATAA